A stretch of DNA from Cryptomeria japonica chromosome 4, Sugi_1.0, whole genome shotgun sequence:
aaattgatattttttgtttcaaacaataggttttatttgttcaatttttggaacaaaaggtatcaacaaccctcacaacaattggaacatgctcaactactgggtcctttcccctatgatAGTTAATTTTCACTCATGCCGAAGCGTGTAAGTTGCGAAGCTTTTTTGGACCTTCTAATTATGGCTTTCAGGTAGCTTCTAGACATAGTTGCCTTTTAACCGACTTTGTAAGGTTCCAATAATCCGCATTAAAAGAATGGAGTCTAATTTAAAGTTAGTTTCTGCAATCGACAATAGACTTATGGTTTTCAAGAGTGGAGTAAAATCTGAAAGATGGGGTAAGATTTTACTGGAATTGGATGATTTATTGGTCTGTGTTGTTCAAGAAATTATGGGAGAAGACTTCTTCAACTATGAGCAGATTTATCGGGTAAATTGTAATATCAGAACCCAGAGGTAAAAGTGAAGAGGCGACGGTTGCTTGAGATCAGAGATCAAGAAGGCTTTGACCAGAGGGGGCAGTGCATCATAAGGAACATAGATTTTCTCCTCAAATGGCTTCATCTGAAGGAAGCAGTAGGGAATAGTTGGTGGTCGAATTATCTCGTTGCAAAGGGTTATCAACCTCCAAAAGACATGGAAGAGGTGGATGTAGAGAGAATCCAGGTCATCCCCCCAATAATTATCAAGGCTAGTTGAGTTAAGAAGGCGAGGAAAGACCAGGATTCTCCCAAGAATGGAGCTGGGTAGTCTTCTTCCACTACTGAGCGTATGGATTGTGACTTTGTTGATCGCAATTTAATCGAGGAAGATTAGGGTAGTTTGTTAGTAATCGGGCTTATAGCCTATGTTCTGGCTAGGGACAAGAGTTTTTTGGGTTTTGTTTTCCTCCTTATGGTAGATTCTGGGTAGACTTTATCAATTATAGGAGTTCAGTAATATATAGCATGAAGGTTATACCTTTTAAAACTTATTGACTGGTTACGATTGCCTGGTTATATATAACTAATATATAATGTTTAGCTACTTAAATCTCCTACAATGATCTCTTCTGTTAATAATATTGAATTATGACAACGTGGTTAATTCTTGGAAATATGGCAGTATGTGAACGTTTGCTATTATGGTTAATATACAGAATTTCGACTTCTATAGCTTTTGTTCCGCATTAATAGAAAGTAGACAGCAAGTTTGCTCTTCATGGCAAATGGTATATTGGACTGAGCGAGTGTTCAATTGAATTTGGGCATTGTTTTTCGTATTATTGGTTGGTTTATAGAGCTTTTGAGATTAATTTGAACTTCGAATTAGCAATATATCTGAGTGATGGTCGGTAAATAGTTGATTTGATCACTTTAGCAAGTAATGCAGTTCCATTGACAGAGGGTAATATGTTTGTTTAGCATTGATTATTTGAGGATTTAGTAAGTTGCTAGCACTCTATACTTATTAGCATAACgtttgaattatttaaatttagaGTTTCATTGGATTATGGTGTGCTAACATTAATGCAGTGACAGGTGGTGAACCAGTTATGGTGTGATAATAAAATAGTATTTTAAGTTAAGATGTAGTAGAAGATTTGTTTGGTTTTAAGCTCTCCCATTTCCTCAAGATGGTAGGATAGGACAAGAGGTATGCTTTCAAGAGAAGAGTAAGTGATACAGGTAAGTATTCAATTGTTTCATTTTTCTAACTTCAGCTTGTTATCTATCAAAAAAACAAATTCTACATCTTGATAATAATTGTTGTGGTCGTTAATATTGATCCATGTCCAATATTCATGGTTGCAACTTAATTTATGTACAAACTAGCAATTCCACATGATACAATTAGGTATTCTTCAAAATGGTAGTTAGAATTACAAAGCTAAGGTCCAAGGGATTGAACTATATTTGTCGAAGCATTGaattctcattgtggagacccaagttcaaatcccaaactaaCATCTAATATGGGATCTAAGTTGTTAGCTTATACTGGAAGTGGTTTCAaaataagtggatttctaagttgtgactcttgatcTTCCATAATAGATTTCTAGGGTGATTGCTTGAAAGGAGCTAATATGTGTCTCATTATTGTGCTCACAAGAGCTTGTATTGGTCACATGTTGATGCTTGTATAAGTAAAATATGtgtaaataattttgatttttttttttaaagctaacGGTTTGCCAGGCAATTTCTCTCCTCCAAAATAAATTAATTAGTATTTTTAGGCAAATGAAAATTGGAACTTTAACTGCAATACATTTATCAAACAAAAAATAAACTTCAAATAATTTAAATCACCTACAGGTCCAGTTTAAGGCGCGGAAACAGATTTGGAGAGGAGGTGTGGGTAGAACCCAAAGGGAAAAAGTCATTGGTCACTTTTGACCCCATATGCGGAGCACTCTTTTGAAATTCCAATAGCTCCCCGGCTGCTAGTATAGTTGGAAATTACTATGGGTCGGTTTGACAATCATATGCGGAGGGAAAAATGCTCCATTCCGCAGAAGAGCTCCCCAAAGCTAAACACACCCCCGGTAGGTTTTACACCCATGTCTGCAAAGAAGAGCACCTTTGTCTCATTTTTTATCTGGTCCCAAAGCGTGGAGAGTCATGAGTAACAAGAATCTACCCTTTCACTGCTGAGCAAATCTCTTCCCCCCCACCCcactttagaatagtagggcccatgCTGGGTTCCTATCTCGATCCAATATATCTGCATGGGTTTGCCCGAATCCATATCCAATATAGGGTTCTTTTTTTCCCAATAGTTATTCCCCTGCATGCAGGGGTTAATTAATCAGCCCTATAGCTCTAGGGATAGGGGATTCATTCAAGCATCTTGATTCAGTTTTATCCGACCGACACCAAGAATCAAATAATTTAAATCACCTATCAATGTTTATAAATTCATCAAGAATTAGCAAGGTGGGTTTTCCTCCATGGAACTAATTACCATAAGAGTTTTTATCCTTCAGTGCTAGAATGAATctagttcaatctttccaaattgaaTTTTTTTAGCAAAAAATGTCAAGAATGCatttttcttttccatttcctCCATTTATACACTTTtcctcaaaaaaaaaacaaaaaaaaacttcaaCTTCCTCTCAAATgtcattattattttttctttatattttaaacctcaaaaattttctttataaaataattaattaaacaaagtCAACTCAATAGATaacttagtttaattaattaattaattatttaataattttcaaCATAATCACCAAAGTTATTAAACATAATAAAACAACTCAAAATATAAATATTGAGATATAGGAGACTGATTTATGTGCAATTTTGATGTTCTCCAATGATGACAAACTTCTCCAAGAAGTTTAGAGTACTCCCAAAATGCTAGATTTACACATGAACAATACCATTATATCCATCTTGCCTCTAGGAGTTCTCTGCCACTATCCAAATACCTTCCCACTTATGTTGGCACTCTCCAAAAAAGTTGGGGGTTTTCAAAGATGTTGGAAAAAGAGACATTACAAGTCCTCCCTCGCCAAAATTGTTTCTCCTCGAACAATACCTAATCAACTTACCAACAATTCTAACTAATTGAAATTGTGCaaacatcaaaattttaaacaCAACTCATCAACCTTTTACTAAAACACCATTGAACTCTTGAACCAAAATGCAATCTgtattacatcaaaattttaaacacAACTCATCAACCTTTTACTAAAACACCATTGAACTCTTGAACCAAAATGCAATCTGTATTTGCAAGCAAATGTGAACTTTGAACTTCTAATTTTACTATACTAAAATACTGAACCAAACTATGATCCCATAGAGTTTGGATCCTTCTCTGTCAAACGGTGTAGGTCTTTCCATAAAAGTTTATGAAGACTCCCGTCCACAATACTTCTATGCGTTGTTTAAAAATTATTTGCCTTCCTAAAAGACAACTCATTCTCTTCTTGTGCACTTGTCGACACATTTCTTCAGCACAAAGTCAATATCAGGGTTATGATATATAACAACACTTAGTGTGCACGTGTTGCATTGTCATTTGGGCAATGCATCTGGTTTCACAAAAAAAAAGTTTTGTTGCAATTCTGCCGAGTTTGTCCATGGTAAATTATGGGCATTACAATTACTCTCGTTGCCCTATTCCTTTGATACCAATCTCAGACTCGGATGGAACTAAATCATCACTATCAGTAGATCTTGTTTCAGGCATAACCTACGAGTAACAACTTTTTACCTTTTTCCTCCACAATTTCAATGCATAGAACTTGAACCTAGCTCTAGTACTATTTAATCTGCAAACTAATAGTATAATCTACACACAGTTCTTCAACTACATATATGGGCTACAAGCACGCTAACAATTCTTTCATGGACTGAAATCTATAGGAAAATGTTTAAATCGTCATACGAGTCCATCCATAAGAACAATTGACAATGATTGAAACACGAAATTACCCCGAAGAAATCCTCAATGGGGGAAAACTCCAGCAAGACTAAGATTTAAGCTCCTTAATCACTTATTCCAATAAATTACATGTAGTTAAATATCATTAGATACTACAAATGAGCTCATGGCACACAAGCTCTAAGCTCAACATCCACGCTCTGACTACAACTCCATGGAGACTTGCTCTCTAGTTTGTTGTTCTGAGTTATAAACCATATAGAAAAATTCCAATGGTGCCGATCCCTATACACTGTTCTTTTCATGTTTTATATTTTTACAATCGTTGACTGTATCAGTTTCACACGACCATTCATGTGGAGGAAGAGGTGCCGTCTACAACCATTACCTTGCCCCCCACaagacaaaaatttgaaaaatgtcatttACCACGCACCAACAGTTTTGTAATTGCCAGGCAAATACGAAACTGCTAGAGCGGTTACATATGAAACTGCTGGGGCAGTTACAAAAGCGCCTGAGTGATTATGCAATTGTCTCTTGTATGAATTGCTTGTTGCAGAAATTATCAGGCCAATTGTGCAACTGTTCCCCTGCCACAACTGGTTGTTTCATCCCCAACTGTAAAATACTTTGATTCGTCATCTTCTCCTCTGTTTTAGAATTTCCTTGAGATGCTGTGGATTGTTGAGCGTGTGAAGTCCACCGATCGTTTGTCTTCCCCCTGCCTCTTCGGTTCTTCCTGCTGTCTCTCCATATTTGGAAACTTCAAAAAGTTTTGTATGATAGATGAAGATGTAAGTTTGTAATTTGTTGTAGATTATAATTAAACAGCGATTGTCCTGCTTTTTCTGTGGATGTAGTCATTAACGATGTCCTAGTCATTAACGGTGAACCACATAATTAATTGCTGTTTTGTGTCTTTCATTTCTGTGCAACAGTTGTTTATTAAAATCAGAACTTGTATTTCTTTATCTGCTCTTGAttctcaacaattggtatcagagccatggagGCTTTTTTTAGCAACGATGGAGGCGGTTAAGTGGAGAATTGAAAAAGTCTCGAGCCAAAAAATTCGGGATTTGGAAGCTACAATTACGAGCTCTCCTAATTCAAAAAAAACTCTCAATTGCATTAGAAGGAAAGTCGAAGAAGCCTAAAATAATGTCAGATGAGGATTGGGTTGTTTTGGACAAAAAGGCTGTGGCAACCATCATCCTCTCTTTATCCAGCAATGTTTTGTTTGATGTTGCAACGGAGAAGACAGCAAAAGATCTATGGGATTAATTGTCCAATATCTGATACATTTTTCTTAATGAAGAAATTGTTTTATTTGAAGATGATTTAATACCTTGACCAGCCAATTAATTTCTGTTGACATTAAATTTGAAGAAGAAATCAGAGCCAAATTTCTTTTGTGTTCTCTTCATGATAGTTGGGAAGAAGTTGTTATGACGATTAGTAACTTGATATCCAGAAATAAAAGATCCGATAAAAAAGAAAGCCTGTTCTTCTCAGCGAAGGCATGAGAAGAAAATATCAAGGTACCTTATCCGGAAAGGCTTTGGTATTCGGCAATAGGGGGAGATcccaagaaaaagaaaagaataatCATAAAAGAGATCTAAATCCAAAATGAGATCCAAATCTACAGGCAGAAATACAggttgttggttttgtggcaaagaaGGCCACATAAAGAAAAATCGTTGGTCATTCAAGAAGGCAGAAGACAATCAAAGGAAAATGAGGTAAACACAGCATATGAAGATAATGTCGATGCACTTATGAAGGTAGTCACAAAGGAGAAGCTCAAGCAGCAGTGGTTTGTACTGcaaatgggagattgttgaatTTGTGAAGTTCAATGGTTAGGAACCATTTGTCTTCCTCTGCCTCTTCGATTCTTCCTGCTGTCTCTTCATATTTGGAGACTTAAAAAACTTTTGCATGATGTGAAGATGTAATTTTGTAATCTGGCAATCTGCTGTTGCTTATAATAAAACAGAGACGGCTCTTCTTTTTTCTATGGATGTAGCCATTAACGGTGAATAATTGCTGTGTTGTATGTTTCTTTTAAATGCAAACAGTTGTTTGTTAAAATCAGAATTCGTATTTCTTTATCTGCTCTTACTTCTCAACATCATCACAAGATCATCAGCCTCACCGAGAATGGATGAGTTAAATTCAAAACTGTTCACCGAGAATGGATGAGTTAACTTCAAAACTGTCTTAGCAAGGAATTCTTATTCTTATACATCTTTTGACTGAAAGTGACCAACCTTTAAGCTATTATCTCGATTAATTTACAAATCATTGGTAGCTCCCTTCCATGGGGCCATAACCTAAAATGAGCTAAGTTCCGCTGTAGCTTGGATTTCTACATTAGCTACTAAGAAAGTAGAGCGGCAAACTGCACATACTGATCGTACTCATTCAGAGAAAAATTTGCTACCGCTCACGTACACTTTAATCAGTTATTTACTTCAAGTCAACCTCCAAATGCAAACGGACATCCTACTTGGCAATCTCTATTTAGAATCTGTGGATTATATTGGCTACATAAGGATTGCTTTCTCTATGGAAGGGGCTGCTCGCGCCTTTCTCTATGTAACACCAGAATAAATCTTCTCCATGGCCTATATTGTTCAACATTTGCTATCTCTGCAAGTCTTTTGAGTTTTCTACAGAAGTCTTTCAATTATTGTCATTTGTCTCTCATATGTAATCTTCTAGGAAGGCATTTCTACCTGCACTTAAATATGACATCATTTAACTGGTATAAGAAAAAGGCAGGCAAAAATACTCTGTTTCTACAATCACTATTCAAactaactttaaagaaattatCCACGAAAATTGACTGATAAAATCATTTAACAGATcttcatcaatcattgtcatttaaCAACATGAAGATTCCTTGTTTAAGTTTATCATCACGGCTTCAAACCGGAAACCTTCAATTCTCAAGATAAATACCGTGTACATGAAACCTTCAATTCTCAAGATAAATACCGTGTACATGTAGTGAAGGCATAGCAAAACATTGATTGTCATacaagattgcaaaattgtttGGCCCAGTCAATGTCAAGAATAACCATCGAAGTATGTGCTTGCAATAATATATAAACTCCAGTGCCTCCAATAACTCTCTTTAATTCTAGCAGTAGTCATACTGACACTAAATAATTCGGTGTTGTCACTGATAATAACCATGAGCCAGTGATCAGGTTTCTAGCAGGAACATCTGTATGTGAATCAGTCCTGTAAATGTTTTTGTCACAAACAAAACCACCCAGCTACTGAGTTTCTTTCTGTTATTTTGTTACCgttttctatgtttatatgctaCTCCCAGTTTGATGGCAAATATCAGCTTGTATTAATCTCCAACATGTATACATGTAGCATCACATCTCTTATAGATTTGTAGagaagttctgaatttattttttatgaaatcATATCTTCAAACCTATACTCATGATTATGTACTCGTTCAAACCTGTACCCCAGAAATAGATCGAGCAAGTCATATCTGACAAATAAACAAGGTTGAATCCTCATATCACACGCTTGTATTGTTTCCTGTGTTAGGCAGCAAGCCAAAACCCATGCTCAATGTAATAGAAACAGTTCTAGCTCCTTAAGCTAACTTGTAGCCTTACAGGTTTGGATATCAGAAATAAATTCGTTAAACCACATTATTAAGGCACGGGCAATAGAGGACTGCTCGCATTGCCCTATAATCATTTATTTTACAGCTCTACATCTGCACCTCATATCAACATGCATGTGTTGCAAACTTGGATGAGTCCATATTGAGCACGAGGACACTTATATAGCGATGTGTTGTATGTTTCAATAAGCCTCACCAATAATCCCCACAAGAACACAGTCCATTCTCAAAATGGTGGAAACGACTTGTGTCCCTTACAATAATTTTTCTCCCAGCAACTTTGGAAATTAGCTTGATTGCAATATGGCAGTCACCGCACACTCGTAGATTTTTGGTTATTTGGATAGTTGTCCCAGGACAAGTGTTCATTAGCCCAAAGGCAATGGCTAACTTCTCACTGTGGCCATATAGAATTTGTTCTTTTTCCTCCTCATCCACATCATGCAGAGCAAAGTTTGTGTCGGGAACATACCCTTCTTCCTTCAGCTTCCTTGCCAAACTATCTAATATTGCATATATTTCATGTAATCTTGGCAAAGAAGTGTCTCCAACAACAAATGAATAAATCCTGTTCTTAAGCTTAATCCATGCGCATCCTGGCTTCTTGTTTAGTCCTCTATCTTTCATCAGCTTTCTTACCTTTTGTGCTTCTTCCCACCTACCAGATGCAGCATAGATATTCGAGAGGAGAATATAATTTGCAGTAGTCTCAGGCTCAAGATCATATAGATGTTGTGCAGCACATTCTGCCAGTGTAATGTTGCCATAGATTCGGCAGGCACCAAGTAAGGCTCCCCAGACAGAAGAATTTGGCTTTAGTGGCATCATTTTAATAAATTGGTGTGCCTCATCCAAGTGCCCGGCACGACCAAGGATGTCAACCATGCAAGCATAGTGCTGAACACAGGGTAAGACGCCATAATCTTTAGTCATCTGTTCGAAGTGTCTCCAACCCTCGTCCACAAGCCCAGAATGACTGCACGCAGACAAGACAGCAATGATGGTGATGTGATCAGGTCTCACGCCTTGTCGTCGCATATCATCAAAAAGCCTGAGGGCTTCCTCCCCGTGTCCATGCATACGATATCCCCCAATAATTGCATTCCATGAAATCACATCTCTGTGAACCATTTTTTCAAACACGCGGCGTGCATATTCAACACTACCGCATTTGGTGTACATGTCTATAAGGGCGTTTCCCACAGTGAGATTTGATTCCAAATGACTTTTGACTACATAACCATGAATCTCTTTGCCATGGTGCAGAGCTCCCAAGTGTGCACAGGAAGGCAGAACAGTTGCTATTGTGATAGAGACAGGTTTCACACCCGCGAGTTGCATATCACGAAAAAGATTTAGGGCTTCGTTACTGTTCCCATGTTGAGCATGCCCTGCAATCACTGTACTCCAGGTGATAATATTTGGGTTTATATTTGTACTTTGGAGTTGTTGAAATAGATTCATGGCCTGCACATTTTGCCCAGTCAATGCATAGCAGCCAATAATTGCGTTCCATGACACCACATCCCTCTCCGACATTTCTACGAACACTTGATTTGCATCCTCCATCTTCCTGCATTTGGCATACAAGTCGATGACGACATTCTCCACAACGAGGCACGACTCAAACCCATTTTTTATTACATATCCATGAATTTGCATACCCTGACGCAGGGCTGCTAAATCTGCACACGAAGCGAGAACGACGACGAGTGTGACAGCATTGGGTTTTACTCGCATTTGACGAAAGGTGTTGAGAGCATCAGCGGGGCAATCATTGCGCGCGTAGGCAGATATGATGGCGGTCCAGGTGATAACGTCGGCTTTCAGCCTTGCGGTCTGCATCTCGTGAAACAAAGTGATTGCCTCGCTCAAATTCCCTGTTCGGCCATAACCCGCAATCATGGAGGTCCAGCTTGCCGCATCTCGAatgggcattttgtcaaacaattggcGCGCAATCTCCATCCGCGAGCATTTAGTGTACATCACCAGAAGGGTATTGGCTACATTGGCATTTAACTCAAAACCATGTGCAACGACGCAAGCGTGAATCGCCATGCCCTCTTCCAGGGCTCCAAGCGCCCCGCATGCCTTGAACATGATGGGAAACGTTGAAACATCTTCCTGCATTTGCATTCTGTAACAATTATACACTCTAAGGGTTGCCTCGTAATTGCCTTCCCTTACATATCTTCTCAGGGTTGCATTCCATGACTGTGTGTTTAGAACGCAGTCCACGGGTTTCTGCGCGCCAACCACGACCAGGGTGCTGCAGAAGGCATGCATCACATGAAACAAACTTGTTTGCTGTATTCCTGTAATCGCCATTTGAAAATGGACGTTCTTGGCTTCTAAGGGCATCCTGCATTCGTGCAACAGAATGCCCACCACCTTGACCTTTGCCTTGGATGTCAACCAATATGGTTTTCTAAAATGCATTTCTTGAATGCATTGGAGAGGACGCGCGCTAGGTAATGACAATCCATTGCAGATGAAATCAACCTCATTTGTATATATGTTGACATGAGATTGATTTGTTTTATTTCAAATGCCTTTTTATcatttaaacaaaaaaaacaaagagaGATTAGCAAAGAGCTAGAAAACACCAAGAAATAAATGGGGGATTATTTGCAATTTTGTTTGTTTTCGAGAGTTTTAGTTTCAATTTCAGGGAT
This window harbors:
- the LOC131030701 gene encoding pentatricopeptide repeat-containing protein At1g20230, with the translated sequence MHFRKPYWLTSKAKVKVVGILLHECRMPLEAKNVHFQMAITGIQQTSLFHVMHAFCSTLVVVGAQKPVDCVLNTQSWNATLRRYVREGNYEATLRVYNCYRMQMQEDVSTFPIMFKACGALGALEEGMAIHACVVAHGFELNANVANTLLVMYTKCSRMEIARQLFDKMPIRDAASWTSMIAGYGRTGNLSEAITLFHEMQTARLKADVITWTAIISAYARNDCPADALNTFRQMRVKPNAVTLVVVLASCADLAALRQGMQIHGYVIKNGFESCLVVENVVIDLYAKCRKMEDANQVFVEMSERDVVSWNAIIGCYALTGQNVQAMNLFQQLQSTNINPNIITWSTVIAGHAQHGNSNEALNLFRDMQLAGVKPVSITIATVLPSCAHLGALHHGKEIHGYVVKSHLESNLTVGNALIDMYTKCGSVEYARRVFEKMVHRDVISWNAIIGGYRMHGHGEEALRLFDDMRRQGVRPDHITIIAVLSACSHSGLVDEGWRHFEQMTKDYGVLPCVQHYACMVDILGRAGHLDEAHQFIKMMPLKPNSSVWGALLGACRIYGNITLAECAAQHLYDLEPETTANYILLSNIYAASGRWEEAQKVRKLMKDRGLNKKPGCAWIKLKNRIYSFVVGDTSLPRLHEIYAILDSLARKLKEEGYVPDTNFALHDVDEEEKEQILYGHSEKLAIAFGLMNTCPGTTIQITKNLRVCGDCHIAIKLISKVAGRKIIVRDTSRFHHFENGLCSCGDYW